A stretch of the Conger conger chromosome 3, fConCon1.1, whole genome shotgun sequence genome encodes the following:
- the bcl9 gene encoding B-cell CLL/lymphoma 9 protein isoform X1, whose translation MRLCEPMASYRVPTACEGSWETQRMLELHDDRAAATAAAHFGKKERPKKEREEAKDGRPSSTSTSSSSAPPRSSRAKAAPTATPTATPTPSPHQHSTPPSASLGSPSMHSSNPKVRNSPSANTQSSPKSKQEAMVRSPPVMSPSSAAQMDSKLPNQGKQGGTGGQSQPSPCDPKTLSSSHAPKGPQGTAGGLGLKNGQGVNSGNGAKGKVKRERSTSVESFEQRDTGTPGNEVEQKEPGSRAKRMCVAERRQPYSGTDWCSGGESEDDDPRFFNCNSSDVKPQDPSSLPPPGAGLSRSSTPSHNAAGGQNAVSEPAGSQKPLSKVVYVFTTEMANKAADAVITGNADTIIAYHMKNISHSKTDKPHLPVNNQVGAIRGDPKGGPPQQQQAHPPDQNHQGSKPTPAQGPKLAGLAQDGASAAGGDSKGSSPRNTSTPQDGGQPSGTPGPPQPTFPSLEGLPKGADAKMTAQHHQQLANEIMSSMGDNPEGLSQEQLEHRERSLQTLRDIQRMLFPDDKDTPPPPPPNPGMMEGPKKPDQGPLQAMMAQSQSLGKPGPGPRPDGPPFGPPGHRDMPFSPDDLGPPPGGPGGEPGDHMSPEQMAWLKLQQEFYEEKKRKQEQLQHRPLPDMMLHQHGPRGLMRGPPPPYQMNPGEVWGPGGPEPFPEQMNMGPRGMHPPHHMQRMPGFPMMNPDMDAGPNPMSRPGLAWPDDMAKMGDGRGFPPGQGVYGGPGGRGERFPNPQAVQEAMFQQGMGDKQAMGLPPGMVMEMNRMMGNQRAMDPRMPGGEGPMSPSRMEFVKGMGRDMGEFGMGPGNMKDMHLAMGPGPPMMGGKMREPPMSLSPEEIMKLRQGGAGGPPPDMGPPPENMGPQQKMLQGPPFPDQPQPGDFMGPNRGFPGMPHGPQGPGNMRGPRGEPFGPDQRTNMGGNGRLSHLPPLPPNQPPPPNPAGMGAGPPGGPRGMGRKPSDLSVPTGPVNSPNVNPLKSPTLRQVQSPMLGSPSGNLKSPQTPSQLAGILSGPSAAAAAASIKSPPMMGSAGASPVHLKSPSLPAPSPGWTSSPKPPMQSPGIPQNNKPPLSMTSPNMMGSVEQGGNGPPSQPPSSNSSGQPGSMNLSAGLSTGSPYALPPEPTLSQNPLSIMMSRMSKFAMPSSTPLYHDAIKTVASSDDDSPPARSPNLPMNNNMPGMGVNHHPGHPRMMGPNSSGHALSPMSMSMGSQPLSHGMPNQMPSPNPMGPGMPPHPGPMGPGMMPHGMMMPPVPQDPGMPGPQMMPQGRMGFPPQRQQGFPPGQSPPQQVPFPHNGPGPQGGFPHGMGYPGEGGPMGRLGGMPHGGGGEPGMCKPGGPGGPEAFGNMPGVFNDADLHEVIRPGASGIPEFDLSRIIPSEKPSQTLSYFPRGDAGGGKPPGFPQMQGMMGEGSPRMGLPMPGPGHMGPQDMSMGNPGQHGMRPPGFMPQGMMGPQHRMLSPGQPGMMGGPGMMQGKERGPIYNHPGPVGSPNMMMSLHGMGGPQQTMMMPPQMRPRGMAGDVGMGFNPGPANPGNLMF comes from the exons GGTGCCCACGGCCTGTGAGGGCTCCTGGGAGACGCAGAGAATGCTGGAGTTGCACGACGACAGAGCAGCAGCGACCGCAGCAGCACATTTCGGAAAGAAAGAGCGCCcgaagaaggagagggaggaggccaAGGACGGCCgtcccagcagcacctccaccagcagcagcagcgcccCCCCCAGGAGTTCACGTGCCAAGGCTGCTCCTACTGCCACCCCCACTGCCACACCCACGCCCAGCCCACACCAGCACTCCactcctccctctgcctccctgggATCTCCGTCAATGCATTCCAGCAATCCCAAAGTGAGGAACTCCCCATCGGCAAACACTCAGAG CAGTCCAAAATCCAAGCAGGAGGCTATGGTGCGGTCACCCCCTGTGATGTCTCCTTCCAGCGCCGCCCAAATGGACTCCAAACTGCCCAATCAGGGAAAGCAAGGGGGCACGGGTGGCCAATCGCAGCCTTCCCCCTGTGACCCCAAGACGCTGAGCAGCAGCCATGCCCCGAAGGGCCCGCAGGGGACGGCAGGCGGCCTGGGGCTTAAAAACGGACAGGGCGTTAACTCGGGCAACGGGGCCAAGGGCAaggtgaagagggagaggagcacGTCTGTGGAGTCGTTTGAGCAACGGGACACAGGGACGCCCGGGAACGAGGTGGAGCAGAAAG AACCAGGCAGCCGGGCCAAGCGGATGTGTGTTGCCGAGCGGCGGCAGCCCTACAGTGGGACGGACTGGTGCTCTGGGGGCGAGAGCGAGGATGATGACCCGCGCTTCTTCA ACTGTAACTCCAGCGACGTGAAGCCCCAGGACCccagctccctccctccccccggcGCCGGGCTCAGCCGGTCCTCCACGCCTTCCCACAATGCCGCCGGGGGACAGAACGCCGTCTCCGAGCCGGCCGGCAGCCAGAAGCCTCTGTCGAAAGTTGTTTACGTCTTCACCACTGAGATGGCCAACAA GGCGGCAGATGCAGTCATCACAGGCAATGCTGACACCATCATCGCCTACCACATGAAGAACATCTCCCACAGCAAGACCGACAAACCCCATCTCCCTGTG AACAACCAGGTGGGGGCCATCCGGGGTGACCCGAAAGGCGGAcccccccagcagcagcaggcccaCCCCCCAGACCAGAACCACCAGGGCTCCAAACCCACTCCAGCCCAGGGCCCCAAGCTGGCCGGCCTCGCCCAGGACGGAGCCTCGGCGGCCGGGGGCGACTCGAAGGGCAGCAGCCCCCGGAACACCTCCACGCCTCAGGACGGCGGCCAGCCCTCCGGCACCCCAGGGCCCCCGCAGCCCACCTTCCCCTCCCTGGAGGGCCTCCCCAAGGGGGCCGATGCCAAGATGACGGCCCAGCATCACCAGCAGCTGGCCAATGAGATCATGTCCAGCATGGGGGACAACCCCGAGGGGCTGTCTCAGGAGCAGCTGGAACACCGGGAGCGGTCCCTGCAGACGCTGCGCGACATTCAGCGCATGCTCTTCCCCGACGACAAGGACACAccgccgccccctccccccaaccccgGCATGATGGAGGGCCCCAAGAAGCCCGACCAGGGGCCCCTGCAGGCCATGATGGCTCAGTCCCAGAGCCTGGGCAagccgggccccgggccccggcccGACGGGCCCCCCTTCGGCCCTCCCGGCCACAGAGACATGCCTTTCTCACCGGACGACCTGGGGCCCCCGCCCGGTGGCCCCGGAGGGGAACCCGGGGACCACATGAGCCCTGAGCAGATGGCCTGGCTGAAGCTGCAGCAGGAGTTCTACGAGGAGAAGAAGCGGAAGCAGGAGCAGCTCCAGCACCGGCCCCTGCCCGACATGATGCTGCACCAACACGGGCCCCGGGGCCTGATGCGCGGGCCCCCTCCCCCTTACCAAATGAACCCCGGTGAGGTGTGGGGCCCCGGGGGGCCGGAGCCCTTCCCCGAGCAGATGAACATGGGGCCCCGCGGCATGCACCCCCCGCACCACATGCAGAGGATGCCGGGGTTCCCCATGATGAACCCCGACATGGACGCCGGCCCCAACCCCATGTCCCGTCCGGGTCTGGCCTGGCCCGACGACATGGCCAAAATGGGAGATGGCCGGGGCTTTCCTCCGGGGCAGGGGGTGTACGGGGGCCCCGGGGGGCGAGGTGAGAGGTTCCCCAATCCACAGGCCGTGCAGGAAGCCATGTTCCAGCAGGGTATGGGGGACAAGCAGGCCATGGGCCTCCCTCCGGGCATGGTGATGGAGATGAACAGGATGATGGGAAACCAAAGAGCCATGGACCCCCGAATGCCCGGGGGGGAAGGCCCCATGAGCCCCTCCCGCATGGAGTTTGTGAAGGGGATGGGCCGGGACATGGGGGAATTCGGCATGGGCCCCGGGAACATGAAGGACATGCACCTCGCCATGGGGCCCGGCCCCCCGATGATGGGAGGGAAGATGCGAGAGCCGCCCATGAGCCTGAGTCCTGAGGAGATCATGAAGCTGaggcagggaggagcaggggggcCTCCACCGGACATGGGGCCACCTCCCGAAAACATGGGGCCCCAGCAGAAGATGCTGCAGGGGCCCCCGTTCCCCGACCAGCCGCAGCCAGGGGACTTCATGGGGCCCAACCGAGGGTTCCCGGGGATGCCCCACGGGCCCCAGGGGCCCGGGAACATGAGAGGCCCCCGGGGCGAGCCCTTCGGCCCTGATCAAAGAACTAACATGGGCGGCAACGGGCGGCTCAGCCACCTGCCCCCTCTACCTCCCAACCAGCCGCCCCCTCCGAATCCTGCCGGCATGGGCGCGGGGCCCCCGGGGGGCCCGAGGGGCATGGGGCGGAAGCCCTCGGACCTGAGCGTGCCCACCGGCCCCGTCAACTCGCCCAACGTCAACCCGCTGAAGTCGCCCACGCTGCGGCAGGTGCAGTCGCCCATGCTGGGCTCGCCCTCCGGGAACCTCAAGTCGCCCCAGACGCCGTCCCAGCTGGCCGGCATCCTGAGCGGGCCCTCTGCCGCAGCCGCCGCCGCCTCCATCAAGTCCCCACCCATGATGGGGTCTGCCGGCGCCTCTCCCGTCCACCTCaagtccccctctctccctgccccctcccctggcTGGACTtcctcccccaaaccccccatgCAGAGCCCCGGGATCCCCCAGAACAACAAGCCCCCCCTGAGCATGACCTCGCCCAACATGATGGGCAGCGTCGAGCAAG GTGGAAACGGTCCCCCCTCACAACCCCCCTCTAGTAACTCCTCTGGCCAGCCTGGTTCCATGAACCTGTCAGCGGGTCTCTCAACAGGCAGCCCCTACGCCCTGCCCCCTGAGCCTACGCTATCCCAGAATCCCCTCTCCATCATGATGTCCCGGATGTCCAAGTTTGCCATGCCGAGCTCCACACCCCTCTACCACGATGCCATCAAGACCGTCGCCAGCTCGGACGATGACTCGCCGCCTGCCCGGTCGCCGAACCTGCCCATGAATAACAACATGCCTG GAATGGGAGTGAATCACCACCCGGGACACCCCCGCATGATGGGCCCCAACTCTTCCGGCCACGCCCTGAGCCCCATGAGCATGAGCATGGGCTCCCAGCCGCTCTCCCACGGCATGCCCAACCAGATGCCCTCGCCCAACCCCATGGGCCCGGGTATGCCCCCCCACCCTGGGCCCATGGGACCCGGCATGATGCCCCATGGCATGATGATGCCCCCAGTGCCCCAGGACCCCGGGATGCCCGGCCCCCAGATGATGCCTCAGGGGCGCATGGGCTTCCCCCCCCAGCGACAGCAGGGCTTTCCCCCGGGCCAGTCGCCGCCCCAGCAGGTCCCCTTCCCCCACAACGGCCCCGGGCCCCAGGGGGGGTTCCCCCACGGGATGGGGTACCCCGGGGAGGGGGGTCCCATGGGCAGGCTGGGCGGCATGCCCCACGGCGGGGGCGGCGAGCCGGGAATGTGTAAACCAGGCGGACCTGGTGGCCCTGAGGCCTTCGGCAACATGCCGGGCGTATTCAACGACGCCGACCTGCACGAGGTCATCCGGCCCGGGGCTTCGGGCATCCCCGAGTTCGACCTCTCCCGCATCATCCCGTCCGAAAAGCCCAGCCAGACCCTGTCGTACTTCCCCCGGGGCGACGCCGGCGGGGGCAAGCCCCCCGGGTTCCCCCAGATGCAAGGCATGATGGGAGAGGGGAGCCCCAGGATGGGCCTGCCGATGCCGGGCCCCGGGCACATGGGCCCCCAGGACATGTCCATGGGTAACCCGGGGCAACACGGCATGCGCCCGCCGGGCTTCATGCCCCAGGGCATGATGGGACCTCAGCACCGGATGCTGTCGCCGGGGCAGCCCGGCATGATGGGAGGCCCAGGGATGATGCAGGGCAAAGAGAGGGGCCCGATCTACAACCACCCGGGGCCCGTGGGCTCGCCCAACATGATGATGTCGCTGCACGGCATGGGCGGCCCCCAGCAGACTATGATGATGCCGCCGCAGATGAGGCCCCGCGGCATGGCGGGCGACGTGGGGATGGGCTTCAACCCCGGGCCCGCCAACCCAGGGAACCTAATGTTCTGA
- the bcl9 gene encoding B-cell CLL/lymphoma 9 protein isoform X2: MLELHDDRAAATAAAHFGKKERPKKEREEAKDGRPSSTSTSSSSAPPRSSRAKAAPTATPTATPTPSPHQHSTPPSASLGSPSMHSSNPKVRNSPSANTQSSPKSKQEAMVRSPPVMSPSSAAQMDSKLPNQGKQGGTGGQSQPSPCDPKTLSSSHAPKGPQGTAGGLGLKNGQGVNSGNGAKGKVKRERSTSVESFEQRDTGTPGNEVEQKEPGSRAKRMCVAERRQPYSGTDWCSGGESEDDDPRFFNCNSSDVKPQDPSSLPPPGAGLSRSSTPSHNAAGGQNAVSEPAGSQKPLSKVVYVFTTEMANKAADAVITGNADTIIAYHMKNISHSKTDKPHLPVNNQVGAIRGDPKGGPPQQQQAHPPDQNHQGSKPTPAQGPKLAGLAQDGASAAGGDSKGSSPRNTSTPQDGGQPSGTPGPPQPTFPSLEGLPKGADAKMTAQHHQQLANEIMSSMGDNPEGLSQEQLEHRERSLQTLRDIQRMLFPDDKDTPPPPPPNPGMMEGPKKPDQGPLQAMMAQSQSLGKPGPGPRPDGPPFGPPGHRDMPFSPDDLGPPPGGPGGEPGDHMSPEQMAWLKLQQEFYEEKKRKQEQLQHRPLPDMMLHQHGPRGLMRGPPPPYQMNPGEVWGPGGPEPFPEQMNMGPRGMHPPHHMQRMPGFPMMNPDMDAGPNPMSRPGLAWPDDMAKMGDGRGFPPGQGVYGGPGGRGERFPNPQAVQEAMFQQGMGDKQAMGLPPGMVMEMNRMMGNQRAMDPRMPGGEGPMSPSRMEFVKGMGRDMGEFGMGPGNMKDMHLAMGPGPPMMGGKMREPPMSLSPEEIMKLRQGGAGGPPPDMGPPPENMGPQQKMLQGPPFPDQPQPGDFMGPNRGFPGMPHGPQGPGNMRGPRGEPFGPDQRTNMGGNGRLSHLPPLPPNQPPPPNPAGMGAGPPGGPRGMGRKPSDLSVPTGPVNSPNVNPLKSPTLRQVQSPMLGSPSGNLKSPQTPSQLAGILSGPSAAAAAASIKSPPMMGSAGASPVHLKSPSLPAPSPGWTSSPKPPMQSPGIPQNNKPPLSMTSPNMMGSVEQGGNGPPSQPPSSNSSGQPGSMNLSAGLSTGSPYALPPEPTLSQNPLSIMMSRMSKFAMPSSTPLYHDAIKTVASSDDDSPPARSPNLPMNNNMPGMGVNHHPGHPRMMGPNSSGHALSPMSMSMGSQPLSHGMPNQMPSPNPMGPGMPPHPGPMGPGMMPHGMMMPPVPQDPGMPGPQMMPQGRMGFPPQRQQGFPPGQSPPQQVPFPHNGPGPQGGFPHGMGYPGEGGPMGRLGGMPHGGGGEPGMCKPGGPGGPEAFGNMPGVFNDADLHEVIRPGASGIPEFDLSRIIPSEKPSQTLSYFPRGDAGGGKPPGFPQMQGMMGEGSPRMGLPMPGPGHMGPQDMSMGNPGQHGMRPPGFMPQGMMGPQHRMLSPGQPGMMGGPGMMQGKERGPIYNHPGPVGSPNMMMSLHGMGGPQQTMMMPPQMRPRGMAGDVGMGFNPGPANPGNLMF; this comes from the exons ATGCTGGAGTTGCACGACGACAGAGCAGCAGCGACCGCAGCAGCACATTTCGGAAAGAAAGAGCGCCcgaagaaggagagggaggaggccaAGGACGGCCgtcccagcagcacctccaccagcagcagcagcgcccCCCCCAGGAGTTCACGTGCCAAGGCTGCTCCTACTGCCACCCCCACTGCCACACCCACGCCCAGCCCACACCAGCACTCCactcctccctctgcctccctgggATCTCCGTCAATGCATTCCAGCAATCCCAAAGTGAGGAACTCCCCATCGGCAAACACTCAGAG CAGTCCAAAATCCAAGCAGGAGGCTATGGTGCGGTCACCCCCTGTGATGTCTCCTTCCAGCGCCGCCCAAATGGACTCCAAACTGCCCAATCAGGGAAAGCAAGGGGGCACGGGTGGCCAATCGCAGCCTTCCCCCTGTGACCCCAAGACGCTGAGCAGCAGCCATGCCCCGAAGGGCCCGCAGGGGACGGCAGGCGGCCTGGGGCTTAAAAACGGACAGGGCGTTAACTCGGGCAACGGGGCCAAGGGCAaggtgaagagggagaggagcacGTCTGTGGAGTCGTTTGAGCAACGGGACACAGGGACGCCCGGGAACGAGGTGGAGCAGAAAG AACCAGGCAGCCGGGCCAAGCGGATGTGTGTTGCCGAGCGGCGGCAGCCCTACAGTGGGACGGACTGGTGCTCTGGGGGCGAGAGCGAGGATGATGACCCGCGCTTCTTCA ACTGTAACTCCAGCGACGTGAAGCCCCAGGACCccagctccctccctccccccggcGCCGGGCTCAGCCGGTCCTCCACGCCTTCCCACAATGCCGCCGGGGGACAGAACGCCGTCTCCGAGCCGGCCGGCAGCCAGAAGCCTCTGTCGAAAGTTGTTTACGTCTTCACCACTGAGATGGCCAACAA GGCGGCAGATGCAGTCATCACAGGCAATGCTGACACCATCATCGCCTACCACATGAAGAACATCTCCCACAGCAAGACCGACAAACCCCATCTCCCTGTG AACAACCAGGTGGGGGCCATCCGGGGTGACCCGAAAGGCGGAcccccccagcagcagcaggcccaCCCCCCAGACCAGAACCACCAGGGCTCCAAACCCACTCCAGCCCAGGGCCCCAAGCTGGCCGGCCTCGCCCAGGACGGAGCCTCGGCGGCCGGGGGCGACTCGAAGGGCAGCAGCCCCCGGAACACCTCCACGCCTCAGGACGGCGGCCAGCCCTCCGGCACCCCAGGGCCCCCGCAGCCCACCTTCCCCTCCCTGGAGGGCCTCCCCAAGGGGGCCGATGCCAAGATGACGGCCCAGCATCACCAGCAGCTGGCCAATGAGATCATGTCCAGCATGGGGGACAACCCCGAGGGGCTGTCTCAGGAGCAGCTGGAACACCGGGAGCGGTCCCTGCAGACGCTGCGCGACATTCAGCGCATGCTCTTCCCCGACGACAAGGACACAccgccgccccctccccccaaccccgGCATGATGGAGGGCCCCAAGAAGCCCGACCAGGGGCCCCTGCAGGCCATGATGGCTCAGTCCCAGAGCCTGGGCAagccgggccccgggccccggcccGACGGGCCCCCCTTCGGCCCTCCCGGCCACAGAGACATGCCTTTCTCACCGGACGACCTGGGGCCCCCGCCCGGTGGCCCCGGAGGGGAACCCGGGGACCACATGAGCCCTGAGCAGATGGCCTGGCTGAAGCTGCAGCAGGAGTTCTACGAGGAGAAGAAGCGGAAGCAGGAGCAGCTCCAGCACCGGCCCCTGCCCGACATGATGCTGCACCAACACGGGCCCCGGGGCCTGATGCGCGGGCCCCCTCCCCCTTACCAAATGAACCCCGGTGAGGTGTGGGGCCCCGGGGGGCCGGAGCCCTTCCCCGAGCAGATGAACATGGGGCCCCGCGGCATGCACCCCCCGCACCACATGCAGAGGATGCCGGGGTTCCCCATGATGAACCCCGACATGGACGCCGGCCCCAACCCCATGTCCCGTCCGGGTCTGGCCTGGCCCGACGACATGGCCAAAATGGGAGATGGCCGGGGCTTTCCTCCGGGGCAGGGGGTGTACGGGGGCCCCGGGGGGCGAGGTGAGAGGTTCCCCAATCCACAGGCCGTGCAGGAAGCCATGTTCCAGCAGGGTATGGGGGACAAGCAGGCCATGGGCCTCCCTCCGGGCATGGTGATGGAGATGAACAGGATGATGGGAAACCAAAGAGCCATGGACCCCCGAATGCCCGGGGGGGAAGGCCCCATGAGCCCCTCCCGCATGGAGTTTGTGAAGGGGATGGGCCGGGACATGGGGGAATTCGGCATGGGCCCCGGGAACATGAAGGACATGCACCTCGCCATGGGGCCCGGCCCCCCGATGATGGGAGGGAAGATGCGAGAGCCGCCCATGAGCCTGAGTCCTGAGGAGATCATGAAGCTGaggcagggaggagcaggggggcCTCCACCGGACATGGGGCCACCTCCCGAAAACATGGGGCCCCAGCAGAAGATGCTGCAGGGGCCCCCGTTCCCCGACCAGCCGCAGCCAGGGGACTTCATGGGGCCCAACCGAGGGTTCCCGGGGATGCCCCACGGGCCCCAGGGGCCCGGGAACATGAGAGGCCCCCGGGGCGAGCCCTTCGGCCCTGATCAAAGAACTAACATGGGCGGCAACGGGCGGCTCAGCCACCTGCCCCCTCTACCTCCCAACCAGCCGCCCCCTCCGAATCCTGCCGGCATGGGCGCGGGGCCCCCGGGGGGCCCGAGGGGCATGGGGCGGAAGCCCTCGGACCTGAGCGTGCCCACCGGCCCCGTCAACTCGCCCAACGTCAACCCGCTGAAGTCGCCCACGCTGCGGCAGGTGCAGTCGCCCATGCTGGGCTCGCCCTCCGGGAACCTCAAGTCGCCCCAGACGCCGTCCCAGCTGGCCGGCATCCTGAGCGGGCCCTCTGCCGCAGCCGCCGCCGCCTCCATCAAGTCCCCACCCATGATGGGGTCTGCCGGCGCCTCTCCCGTCCACCTCaagtccccctctctccctgccccctcccctggcTGGACTtcctcccccaaaccccccatgCAGAGCCCCGGGATCCCCCAGAACAACAAGCCCCCCCTGAGCATGACCTCGCCCAACATGATGGGCAGCGTCGAGCAAG GTGGAAACGGTCCCCCCTCACAACCCCCCTCTAGTAACTCCTCTGGCCAGCCTGGTTCCATGAACCTGTCAGCGGGTCTCTCAACAGGCAGCCCCTACGCCCTGCCCCCTGAGCCTACGCTATCCCAGAATCCCCTCTCCATCATGATGTCCCGGATGTCCAAGTTTGCCATGCCGAGCTCCACACCCCTCTACCACGATGCCATCAAGACCGTCGCCAGCTCGGACGATGACTCGCCGCCTGCCCGGTCGCCGAACCTGCCCATGAATAACAACATGCCTG GAATGGGAGTGAATCACCACCCGGGACACCCCCGCATGATGGGCCCCAACTCTTCCGGCCACGCCCTGAGCCCCATGAGCATGAGCATGGGCTCCCAGCCGCTCTCCCACGGCATGCCCAACCAGATGCCCTCGCCCAACCCCATGGGCCCGGGTATGCCCCCCCACCCTGGGCCCATGGGACCCGGCATGATGCCCCATGGCATGATGATGCCCCCAGTGCCCCAGGACCCCGGGATGCCCGGCCCCCAGATGATGCCTCAGGGGCGCATGGGCTTCCCCCCCCAGCGACAGCAGGGCTTTCCCCCGGGCCAGTCGCCGCCCCAGCAGGTCCCCTTCCCCCACAACGGCCCCGGGCCCCAGGGGGGGTTCCCCCACGGGATGGGGTACCCCGGGGAGGGGGGTCCCATGGGCAGGCTGGGCGGCATGCCCCACGGCGGGGGCGGCGAGCCGGGAATGTGTAAACCAGGCGGACCTGGTGGCCCTGAGGCCTTCGGCAACATGCCGGGCGTATTCAACGACGCCGACCTGCACGAGGTCATCCGGCCCGGGGCTTCGGGCATCCCCGAGTTCGACCTCTCCCGCATCATCCCGTCCGAAAAGCCCAGCCAGACCCTGTCGTACTTCCCCCGGGGCGACGCCGGCGGGGGCAAGCCCCCCGGGTTCCCCCAGATGCAAGGCATGATGGGAGAGGGGAGCCCCAGGATGGGCCTGCCGATGCCGGGCCCCGGGCACATGGGCCCCCAGGACATGTCCATGGGTAACCCGGGGCAACACGGCATGCGCCCGCCGGGCTTCATGCCCCAGGGCATGATGGGACCTCAGCACCGGATGCTGTCGCCGGGGCAGCCCGGCATGATGGGAGGCCCAGGGATGATGCAGGGCAAAGAGAGGGGCCCGATCTACAACCACCCGGGGCCCGTGGGCTCGCCCAACATGATGATGTCGCTGCACGGCATGGGCGGCCCCCAGCAGACTATGATGATGCCGCCGCAGATGAGGCCCCGCGGCATGGCGGGCGACGTGGGGATGGGCTTCAACCCCGGGCCCGCCAACCCAGGGAACCTAATGTTCTGA